The window CACGGAGACCGTGGATGATACGGTGGCCTTCGCCGAATCCCTGCGCAAGATGCCGGTGCGGGTCAAGGAATGCGCGGGGTTCCTGGTGAACCGCCTTCTTCTTCCTTATCTGAACGAGGCCGCCTACGCCCTGCAAGAGGGTTCGGCCCCGGCCGAGGAGATGGACAAGTCCCTCCGGGCCTTTGGGATGCCCATGGGGCCCTTCGCCCTTTTGGACATGCTGGGTTTGGACGTTTGCGCGGAGGTTTCCCAGATCCTTTACGATTCCTTCGGTCCCCGCATGAAGGCGGCCGAGATCCTGGGCGAGATGCACAAGGCGGGGCGCCTGGGCACCAAGAACGGCATCGGTTTCTACGTCTATGACGAATCCAAGAAGGCCGACCTGAAGCCCCTGGTGGACGGCATCCAGGCCAAGACGGGGGTGAAGGGGACGCCCTTCTCGCCCGAAAGGCTGGTCTTCCAGATGATCAATGAGGCGGCCTATTGCCTGGAGGAGAACGTGGCTTCGCCCGGGGACATCGACCTGGCCATGCTGGCCGGGACGGGATTCCCCCAGGACAAGGGCGGCCCCTTGCACCTGGCCGACGGGATCGGGGTGGATGTGGTCCTGGCCAAACTGCAGGAATTCTCGAAGACCTTGGGCCCCCGTTTCTGGCCCGCGCCCATCCTCAAGCGGATGGTGGCGGCCAATTACCTGGGCCAAAAGACGAAAAAGGGCTTTTTTAATTATTGAGACGACTTTTACCACGGAGGTACGAAGAGCGCGGAGACGGCGAAGGATCTTTTGAAAAAGATGGAATTTTTTCCTCCGTGAACTCCGTGTCTCCGTGGTGAAAATCTTGGGAGGTGCCTTGTGGGACAGTTCATTCAAGTCGCGGTCGATTCGAAGGTAGCCACGCTGACCATCGCCAATCCGCCGGTGAACGCCCTTTCCAACGCCCTGTTGAAGGAGCTGGCGGCCACCCTGGACGAGCTGAAGGCCAATAAGGACGTGAAGGTCGTCATCATCACAGGCGCGGGCCCGGTCTTCGTGGCCGGGGCCGATATCAAGGAATTCACCCAACTGACCACCCCGGAGCAGGGCAAACAGGCCACCGCCTTCGGCCAGTCGGTCTTCATGAAGATCGAGCGCCTGGAAAAACCCGTCATCGCCGCCATCAACGGGGTCTGCCTGGGCGGCGGGATGGAGATGGCCATGGCCTGCCATATCCGTATCTGCTCCGACCGGGCCCGCTTAGGACAACCGGAGATCAACCTGGGGATCATCCCGGGTTATGGCGGTACCCAGCGCATGACCCGCCTCGCCGGGCGCGCCAAGGCCGCCGAATGGATCCTGACCGGCGACAACATCGCGCCCCCCGACGCCAAGGCGGCGGGGCTGGTGAACCACGTGGTGCCCGAGGCCGAGGTGCTCCGGGTGGCGCAGGGAATGGCCAAGAAGATCGCCATGAAGCCGGCGACGGCCCTGGCCCAGGCCCTGAAGGCCCTCACCCTGGGCGGGGAAGCGGAAAGCCTGGACGCGGGCATGAAGCTGGAGTCGGACATGTTCGCCAAGTGTTGCGAGTCGCCGGACCTGAAGGAAGGGGTCATGGCCTTCATCGAGAAGCGCCAGCCCAAGTTCACGGACAAGTAAGGCGTTCAACCACGGAGACACGGAGAACACGGAGAAGGCCAAGAGGATGGGATCCGGATCGGAAAGTCTTTCTCCGTGCCCTCCGCGCCTCCGTGGTGAAAGAGGTCGGTCTTGCCTAGGAAAATGAAGTCGAAAAGCATCCGGATACCCAAGGAATTCCAGACCCTCAACGAGATGCGTCGGGTCAACCCCGAGAGCCAGTACAAGGTCGGGTTGGCCCTCTGCGGGGGAGTGGCCTATGGGGTGGCCCAGATCGGCGTCCTGAAGGCGCTCGAGAAGGCGGGGATCAAGATCGACTGCCTGGCGGGCACCAGCGCGGGCGCCATCATCGCCGCGGCCTACGCCTCGGGCCTTTCCGTGTCCCGCATCGAGGAGATCGGCATCAACACCAACTGGGGGGAGCTCTTCTCTTTCCGGCCTTCCCGCAAGGGCCTGGTGTCCTCGGGTCCCATCGAGAAGTACATCCGCAATTACCTCAAGGTCGAGAAGTTCGAGCAGTTGAAGAAGCCCCTGGCGGTGGTGGCCACCGACATCTGCTCCGGGGAAGAGGTCATCTTCACCCAGGGGGCCCTCGACAAGGCGGTGCGGGCCTCCTGCTCCATCCCGGGGGTCTATGTCCCGGTCGAGATGGAGGGCCGCCAACTGGTGGACGGGGGCATGGCCGAGAACGTGCCGGTCAAGGCCCTGAAGAGCCTGGGGGCGGACGTGGTGATCGCGGTGAACCTTTTCGGGCACCACCAGATCTTCCCGCCCGCCTCCAACGTGTTCCAGATCCTCATGCGGGTCTGGTATTTCTTCGTGGAGGACGAGTCGGCGTGGCGGGAGCAGGCCGATATCATCCTGGAACCCGATATGCGGATGTTCGACCTTTTCGACTTCGGACAGGGCAAGGAGATCATCGCCGAGGGCGAACGCGAGGCGAACGCCAAAATGGCCAAGATCAAGCAGGTCATCCAGCGCCGCACCTTCTTCCGGCCCGAGATCTACCGGTAAAAACAAGGGTCGTTGTCGCGGGGAGTGGCCCGCGAATGGAGGCCATCCCTCGCAATGACACCTGGTTTTGTATACTGCTGTCCTCCATTATTCTCCCAAGGTCCCTTATGAAATGGCTCGTCGGGTCGTTCCTGGCCTTCCTCTTCTTCTTCTCCGGTTTTTCCGCCCTCATCTACGAGACCCTTTGGATCCGCGATTTCGCCTTCCTGCTCGGCAGCACCACCTATACCCTTTCGGTGGTCCTGGCGGCCTACATGGCCGGGCTCGCGATGGGGAGCTTGACCGCCTCCCGGCTGGCTTTGGGCGCGCGGCGCCCCATCCTGACCTATGCCCTGCTCGAGATCGGGGTGGGGCTCTGCGGCCTGGGCGTGCGTTGGGTCTTCCAGAACGTCCTGAAGGACCTGGGCCCCATCGGGGTCCTCAACAACGAGAACCTGGGGCCGATGCTGACGCGGTTCCTGCTCTCCTTCGCCGTGCTTTTCCCCTCGACCTTCCTGATGGGGGCCACCCTTCCTTTCCTGACAAGGTTCTTCCCGGAGGCGGACCGGAAGGACGGGTCCTTCCTGGGCCTCCTCTACGGCCTCAATACCCTGGGCGCGGCCTGCGGTTGCTTCGTGACCGGCTTCTTCCTCATGCGGCTCGATGGGATGGCCCGAAGCACCTATTGGGCGGTGGGGATCAACCTGGCCGTGGGCCTGGGGGCCCTGGCCCTGGGAGCGCTCGCCCGGGAATATTCCAGGAAGGAAGGGGACGCGCCCAAGCGGGGGCCCCAAAAGATCGACAGCGCCTTTTCCCATCCGACCACCCGGTTCCTCCTGATCGCCTTCTGTCTTTCGGGCTTCACCAGCCTCTCCTACGAGATCCTTTATTCCCGGTTCCTGGGCTACATCCTGGGGAACCGGGTCTATGCCTCCTCCGCGCTCATCACCACCTTCCTGCTGGGGATCGCCCTGGGAAGCCTGGCGGTGGGATGGTTCATCGACCGCTTCGGCGGGGAACTGGTCCTCTTCTCCCTCTTCCAGGTCGTGGTGGGGTTGTGCGGGTTCCTGACCCTGCTCTATTTCCCGGAGATCCTGGAACGCATCAAGCTCTATGAAGCGGCCCGGGAATTCACCGACCCTTGGGATTATGTCCGGGCGAGGTTCCTGGAGGCCTTCCTGCTGTTGGTCGCGCCCGCCTTTTGCTTCGGGGCCATCTTTCCCTCGGTCATCAAATACCTGCACCGGGGCGAGGGGGAACTGCCGGGCGTGACGGGCAAGGCCTATTCGGTGAACACCCTGGGTTGCATCCTGGGCTCCCTGGTCACGGGGTTCTTCGTCATCCCCGCCTTCGGGACCTATTACGGCATGGCGGTCCTGGCGTCGCTTTCCCTTTTACTGGGACACCGCCTCCTGGCCCCCCGGTGGGAGGCGGCCCCGGCCTGGCGCAAGGGGGTCTCCGTCCTGGTCCCGTTGGTCCTGGTCCTGACGGGCATCGGACGGGCCAAGGCTTCGGACCGTTATCCCTGGCCCCGGAAGGACATGACCCGGACCTTCGCCTATGAGGACGCCTCGACCCTGGTGACGGCCTACGACGGTCCCCTGGGCCAATACCTTTATGCGGACGACACCATGCTTTCCTTCCCCATCGGTCCCCGGAGCCGGGCGACCCTGGTGCAGAAGCTCCAGGGGCACCTGCCCATGCTGCTCCACCCCGACCCGAAGCGGGTACTGGTGGTGGGGTTGGGTTTCGGGGTGACGCCCGGGTCCTGCGCCGCCTATTCCTGCGTGGACCGGGTGGACTGCGTGGAGATCTTCAACGGGGTGGTGAAGGCCGCGCCGCTCTTCAAGGGCCCCAACCGCGACGTGGTGGACCAACCCAAGGTCCACCTGGTCTCCGGGGACGGGCGCTATTTCCTGCGGCATGCCCCGGCCCCCTATGACGTGATCGCCTCCAATCTCACCGGTTCGGACCTGCCGGGGAGCGCCACCTGTTATACGAAGGAATTCTTCGAACTGGCCCGGGCCCACCTGGCGCCCGGGGGCCTGTTCCTGGTCCATGCCTATGGCCCGGACCGCTACGTGATCGTGAAGACCTTGATGTCGGTCTTCCCGCACCTGATGGGGTTCGGGGCCTATCATGGGACCTATTATTTGGTCGCCTCCATGGACCTGGTGCGCATCAACGACAAGCGCATCCTGAAGCGGCTCCTGTCGGACCCGACGGCCCGGGAGGACGCCCATCGGGCGGGGATCTGGGGCCCGGCCGATGTCCATAAGGACCTGTTGTTCGACGAGAAGGAAGCGGCCCGGAGGACGGCGAAGTTGACCGACGAACTGAATACCGACGACCTGCCGATCCTGGAATACCGGTTCCATGGACGGGACCTGAACATCTTCTATGGGCACCTTTAGGGGAGGGATGGGAATGGGGATCCGACAGCTGCTTCTCTTGGGGGCGGTCCTGGTCTTTTTGGCCGGATGCGCGACCGTGGAACGGTCGACGGGGACGGCCGCGGGCCCGGGAGTGACCTTGACCCTGGGCGGGGACGTGTTGCTCGACCATTGGCCCATCCGGAAGATCTACCAGAAGATCGCCGATCCCAAGGACCCGGACGTGGTCCTGGATTATCCTTTCCAAAAACTGAAACCCCTCCTCAAGGGCATCGTCTTTTGCAACGCCGAAGGGCCTTTGACCGACCGGGGGCCCCAGAAATTCTCCGACAAGGATGAGAAATCCTATTTCTCCGTCCCGCGGGAGTTCGGGAAGGGATTGGCCCGCGCCGGTTTCACGGTCGTGGGATTGGCCAATAACCACATCCGGGATTGCGGTCCCCAAGGCGTTCTTCAGAGCATCCAGACCATCCGGGAGGACGGCATGGAACCGGTCGGCGCCGGGGCGGACGATGAGAGCGCCCGCCGGCCGGTCTTCGTCGAACGGAACGGGCTCAAGGTCGGGTTCCTTTCCTACGACCTGGTGCCCCCGAAGAGCGTCTGGGCCAAGGCGAAACATCCCGGCGCGGCCCACGCGGAACTTCCGGGCATCCTTTCGGACGTGAAGGCCGCCCGGGCCCAATGCGACCTTCTGGTCGTGAACTTCCATTGGGGCGTGGAGTTCCGTCATCAGGGACTGGTCAAGCGCCCCTCGGCGGAACGGGTGAAGATCGCCCATGCCCTCATCGACGCGGGCGTGAACCTGGTGGTGGGGGAGCATTCCCATTCCATCGAACGGATGGAGCGCTACAAGGACGGTTTGATCTTCTACGGGATGGGCAACTTCGTGTTCGGGGCCGCGACCCGGGAAGGGCATCCCGAGAGCATGGTCCTGCAGGTGGACCTCTCGCGCCAAGGGGTGCTGGACTACCGGGTCTATCCGATCCTTATTTCCCCCAAGAAGACCCATTACCAACCCTTCCCCATGGAGGGGGAGGAGAGGGAGAAATTCCTCAAGATGTTCGCGGCCCTTTGACGGGAAAATTTCCCTTGTCACGTTCCCGTTTGGGAGGATAATTGCTAGATCGTTTATCTTTTCGATGACCGGAGGGGCCCATGACCAAGGACGATCTCGTCGCCAAGATCGCTGAGAAAACGGGCCTCAAGAAAAACGACCTCCACCGCGCCTTCGACGTCCTCATCCAGATCATCGTGGAGACCATCCGAACGGGCGAGAAGGTCAACATTACGGGCCTCGGTGTCTTCAAGTTGAAGGAGAAGAAGGCCCGCTTGGCCCGCAATCCCAAGACCGGGGAATCCATCCAGGTGCCCGCCAAAAAGGCGCCCAAATTCCTTCCGTCCAAGCATTTCAAGCAGGCCTTCCAGGAATAGTTCCCGCCGCGTAAAAAGTTCATTTCGGTGACGGGGGTCCCTTGACCCTGTCGGGGACCGGTCCCTATATTAGCGCGCGCTTAGCAGTCCCGTTCCGGGACTGCTAAAACCAACATCCATAAAATCTGCGGAGGTTGTTCCATGAAATTGCGTCCTTTACACGACCGCATCCTGGTGGAGAGGGTCGAAGAGGAAGAGAAGACCAAGAGCGGCATCATCATCCCCGACGCCGCCCGGGAAAAGCAGCAGAAGGGAAAGATCGTGGCCGTCGGCAAGGGCCGGGTCACCGATAAGGGCGACGTGATCCCCCTGGACGTCAAGGTGGGCGATGTGGTGCTCTTCGAGAAGTACGGCGGGGAAGAGCTCAAGATCGACGGTAAGGAATACATCGTCCTCAAGGAAGAGGGCGTGGTCGGAGTGGTGGAAGGCTGAAAGAACGGCCGTCAGCGGCAAGACCTTTCACCGCGAAGACGCGAAGAAAGGCTGGGCCGACCCAAGCTGGATCCTGAATGAAAACATGAAAATCTTTTTAAAGAAGGAGAAATAGAAATGGCTAAGCAGATCATTTACGGCGAAGAAGCCCGCCGCGCCCTGCAAAAGGGCGTGGACAAGCTGGCGAACGCGGTCAAGGTGACCCTGGGTCCCAAGGGCCGCAACGTGGTCGTGGACAAGAAGTTCGGCGCCCCCAACATCACCAAGGACGGCGTGTCGGTGGCCAAGGAAGTCGAGCTGGAGGACGCCTTCGAGAACATGGGCGCCCAGATGGTGAAGGAAGTGGCCTCCAAGACGTCCGACGTGGCCGGCGACGGCACCACGACGGCGACGGTCCTGGCCCAGGCCATCGTGCGGGAAGGTCTCAAGAACGTGACCGCCGGGGCCAACCCGACGGCCTTGAAGCGCGGCATCGACAAGGCGGTCGATGTGGTGATCGCCGAGCTCAAGAAGCTCTCCACCCCCACCAAGGGCAAGCAGGAGATCGCCCAGGTGGCCACCATCTCGGCCAACGGCGACAAGAAGATCGGCGACATCATCGCCGAAGCCATGGACAAGGTCGGCAAGGACGGGGTCATCACCGTCGAGGAAGCCAAGGGCATCGAGACCACGCTGGATGTGGTGGAGGGGATGCAGTTCGATCAAGGCTATCTTTCCCCCTACTTCGTGACCAACGCGGACCGTATGGAATGCGACCTGGACAATCCCTACATCCTCATCCATGAGAAGAAGATCGCCAGCATGAAGGACCTCTTGCCGGTGCTGGAGAAGGTCGTCCAGAAGGGCCGTCCCCTGTTGATCATCGCCGAGGAGGTCGAGGGCGAGGCCCTGGCCACCCTGGTGGTGAACAAGATCCGCGGTACCTTCGTGTGCGCGGCCGTGAAGGCCCCCGGTTTCGGCGACCGCCGCAAGGCCATGCTGGAGGACATCGCCATCCTGACCGGCGGCAAGTCCATCACCGAGGACCTGGGTTTGAAGCTCGAGAACGTGAAGCTCGAGGACCTGGGCCAGGCCAAGAAGGTCACGATCGACAAGGACAACACCACCATCCTGATCGACAAGGCCAAGGCCAATAAGAAGGAGATCGACGCCCGGGTGCAGGTGATCAAGAACCAGATCAAGGAGACCACCAGCGATTACGATCGCGAGAAGCTCCAAGAACGCCTGGCCAAGCTGGTGGGCGGCGTGGCGGTCATCAACGTGGGCGCGGCCACCGAGGTCGAGATGAAGGAGAAGAAGGACCGGGTGGACGACGCCCTGCACGCGACCCGCGCGGCCGTGGAGGAAGGGATCGTCCCCGGCGGGGGCGTGGCCCTTATCCGTACCATCAAGTCCGTGGAGGGTCTCAAGCTGGAGCACGACGAACAGATCGGCGTGAACATCGTCCGCCGTTCCCTGGAAGAACCCCTTCGCCAGATCGTGGCGAACGCCGGCGGCGAGGGTTCGGTGGTCGTGGCCAAGGTGATCGGCGAGAAGCAGAACGTGGGCTACAACGCCGAGACCGGGGTCTATGAGGACCTGGTCGCCACCGGCGTCATCGACCCGGCCAAGGTCGTCCGTTCGGCCCTGCAGAACGCCGCCTCGGTCGCCGGGCTCATGCTCATGACCGAAAGCCTCATCACCGACATCCCCGAGAAGAAGGAAGCTCCGGCCATGCCGGGCGGCGGGATGGGCGGGATGGGCGGCGGGATGGACTACTAAAAGGCGATTTTGAATTCATAATTTTGGATTTTGAATTGCGGGAGCCTTCGGCACTTCAGTGCCGAAGGCTTCTTGTTTTTGGGGCCAAGATTGACACCCTCCTTGGGCCCCTTCTATGATGTGAAAACGGCTGTCGTTCCAGTCCTTTCGGAGGTCTTTCATGGCGCCTGGTTGGATCGTGGGGATCGTGCTGGGATACGTCCTTTTCAACCTGGGCCTTTGGAAGTCCGACTCCGCCCCGAAACCCGAGGACACCCTTTGGGCCTTGGTCATGCTGGGGGGGACCCTCCTGATGTTCCTTTCGGTCCTCCTCTGGGCCGTCCCGAATTTCTTCAATTCCTGATTTCTTGACCGAGGTCCCCCGATGAAAGAGCTGATCAACCAGGACCAAGCGGACCTGATCATCCTGGTCCTTTCGATCCTGGTGACCTTGGCCGCCTTGGGCGCGGGGGCTTTCTTCCAATCCGGCGCCAAAAAGACCTTCCGGAAGGCCATTTGGGCCCAGGCCGGGGTCGGGGCCCTGACCGGTCCCGCCATCTGGGTCTTCTGGACCTACATCTATAATCCCATCGAGGACCATTACGGGCTGGATTCGCTCAAGGCCCTCAAGATCAACTTTTTCGTGGCCCTGGGCTTCGGGGCCCTCTTTGTCGTCCTCCACTATCTGGCCCTCCGCTGGGCCGGGCCGCTCCCGGCCGCCAAGGGATCCCGCTGACCTTGCCTTCCGCTGGGCCCCCGATTGTGGGACAATCCGGCCGTTCCTTTCCTGAAAACCGATAACAAACGAAACCCGGAAGGCGTCCAAAAGACGATGAAAAACAACGATCCTTTGGCCATCCTCAACGAAGTCCGCCGCCTCGAGATCGTCACCCGGGGCGCGGTCGATACCCTCCTGAAAGGTTCCTATAAGAGCACCTTCCGGGGACGGGGCCTGGAGTTCCACCAGGTGCGGGAATACACCCCCGAGGACGACGTGCGCACCATCGATTGGAACGTCACCGCCCGGCTGAACAGCCCCTTCGTGAAGACCTTCGTGGAGGAGCGGGAACTCCAGATCGTCCTGGCGGTGGACCTGTCCGCCTCCCTCTGGCACGGGACCGGGCCCATGAGCAAGCGGGAGACGGCCCTTCGCCTTTGCGCGGTGCTGGCCTTCGCCGCCGTCCAACATCAGGACCGGGTGGGCCTGATGGCCTTCACCGACCGGGTCGAACGCTATATCCCGCCCAAGCGGGGCAAGTCGGCGGTGCTGGGGGCCCTGAAGGAATTGATCCAGTTCCGGCCCGTGGGGAAACGCACCGATTACCGGCCCGCCTTCCGGATGCTGACCAAGGTGCTCCGCCGCCGCAGCGCCCTGATGGTGGTGTCGGATTTCACCGATCCCTTGCCCGCGGACCTGGCCGGGGTGCTGGCCCGGCGGCATGACCTGATGGCCGCGGTCATGATGGACCCGATCGAAAAAGGGTTCCGCCTGCCCGCCCGGCTCACCGTCCGGGACCCGGAGACGGGCCGGGTGGGCCACCTGCCCGCCGGCCCCAACCGCGCGGTGGAGAAGGCCAACGCCCTCCGGGAGGCCCAACTGCGCGCCTGGACCCACCAGGGGGCCGACCGGCTGGACCTGGTGGCCGGCCAGAACGTGGTGCCCGCCTTGATCGGGTTCTTCCGCAGGCGGCACGAGCGGATGGCCCGCCGATGATCCACCTGCCCGATCATTTCCGTTTCGCCGATCCCGTTTGGCTTTGGGGCATCCCCCTGGGGATCCTCCTGCTCCTCTTGGGTTTCTTCCTGTCGCGCTCCCGCCATTCGACCCTGGCCCTGGGCAATCCCCGGTTGGTGGCCCTGTCCCCACGGTTCCTCACCCCCGACCTTCTTCCCTGGTTGTTGAGGCTCCTGGCGCTGGTCCTCTGCCTCCTGGGCGCGGCCCGCCCCCAAATGGGCCAGAAGAAGGTGCAGGAGAAGGCCCCGGTGACCGACCTTTTCGTGGACCTGGACGTGTCCGGTTCCATGATCACCACCGACCTCAAGCCCAACCGCATCACCGCGGCCAAGCAGTTCCTGGCCGACTTCCTCGATAAGGTCCAGGGGGTCCGCATGGGCCTGACCATCTTCGCCCGGTTCAGTTTCACCCAATGTCCCCTCACCACCGACGTGCAGGTGGTCAAACAACTGCTGGCCAACGTGGAGCCCGCGCCCCATTCCATCAAGTGGGACGGGACGGCCATGGGGGACAGCCTGGTCTCCTGCCTGAACCGCTTGAAGAACGGGACGCCCGCCAAGGGTGGTCCGGACCAACCCAAGGAGACCCTCCTTTCCAAGTGGCTGGGATCGAAGGAGGACCCGG is drawn from bacterium and contains these coding sequences:
- a CDS encoding HU family DNA-binding protein, with protein sequence MTKDDLVAKIAEKTGLKKNDLHRAFDVLIQIIVETIRTGEKVNITGLGVFKLKEKKARLARNPKTGESIQVPAKKAPKFLPSKHFKQAFQE
- a CDS encoding CapA family protein → MGIRQLLLLGAVLVFLAGCATVERSTGTAAGPGVTLTLGGDVLLDHWPIRKIYQKIADPKDPDVVLDYPFQKLKPLLKGIVFCNAEGPLTDRGPQKFSDKDEKSYFSVPREFGKGLARAGFTVVGLANNHIRDCGPQGVLQSIQTIREDGMEPVGAGADDESARRPVFVERNGLKVGFLSYDLVPPKSVWAKAKHPGAAHAELPGILSDVKAARAQCDLLVVNFHWGVEFRHQGLVKRPSAERVKIAHALIDAGVNLVVGEHSHSIERMERYKDGLIFYGMGNFVFGAATREGHPESMVLQVDLSRQGVLDYRVYPILISPKKTHYQPFPMEGEEREKFLKMFAAL
- a CDS encoding patatin-like phospholipase family protein, producing MPRKMKSKSIRIPKEFQTLNEMRRVNPESQYKVGLALCGGVAYGVAQIGVLKALEKAGIKIDCLAGTSAGAIIAAAYASGLSVSRIEEIGINTNWGELFSFRPSRKGLVSSGPIEKYIRNYLKVEKFEQLKKPLAVVATDICSGEEVIFTQGALDKAVRASCSIPGVYVPVEMEGRQLVDGGMAENVPVKALKSLGADVVIAVNLFGHHQIFPPASNVFQILMRVWYFFVEDESAWREQADIILEPDMRMFDLFDFGQGKEIIAEGEREANAKMAKIKQVIQRRTFFRPEIYR
- the groL gene encoding chaperonin GroEL (60 kDa chaperone family; promotes refolding of misfolded polypeptides especially under stressful conditions; forms two stacked rings of heptamers to form a barrel-shaped 14mer; ends can be capped by GroES; misfolded proteins enter the barrel where they are refolded when GroES binds), which codes for MAKQIIYGEEARRALQKGVDKLANAVKVTLGPKGRNVVVDKKFGAPNITKDGVSVAKEVELEDAFENMGAQMVKEVASKTSDVAGDGTTTATVLAQAIVREGLKNVTAGANPTALKRGIDKAVDVVIAELKKLSTPTKGKQEIAQVATISANGDKKIGDIIAEAMDKVGKDGVITVEEAKGIETTLDVVEGMQFDQGYLSPYFVTNADRMECDLDNPYILIHEKKIASMKDLLPVLEKVVQKGRPLLIIAEEVEGEALATLVVNKIRGTFVCAAVKAPGFGDRRKAMLEDIAILTGGKSITEDLGLKLENVKLEDLGQAKKVTIDKDNTTILIDKAKANKKEIDARVQVIKNQIKETTSDYDREKLQERLAKLVGGVAVINVGAATEVEMKEKKDRVDDALHATRAAVEEGIVPGGGVALIRTIKSVEGLKLEHDEQIGVNIVRRSLEEPLRQIVANAGGEGSVVVAKVIGEKQNVGYNAETGVYEDLVATGVIDPAKVVRSALQNAASVAGLMLMTESLITDIPEKKEAPAMPGGGMGGMGGGMDY
- a CDS encoding VWA domain-containing protein, giving the protein MIHLPDHFRFADPVWLWGIPLGILLLLLGFFLSRSRHSTLALGNPRLVALSPRFLTPDLLPWLLRLLALVLCLLGAARPQMGQKKVQEKAPVTDLFVDLDVSGSMITTDLKPNRITAAKQFLADFLDKVQGVRMGLTIFARFSFTQCPLTTDVQVVKQLLANVEPAPHSIKWDGTAMGDSLVSCLNRLKNGTPAKGGPDQPKETLLSKWLGSKEDPEDEDNGVPNRAIVLLTDGSNNCGAVDPIAAAKIAATQGVRVYAVGMGSNKSIPALYEYPDGHMGYVIDRRTNQIAMSEPADMNLLKQVASITGGKAYAATDNRAFQRVLDEIAQLEKREVTVTSHWEYNELASYFLLSAFALLALELLLGTTLLRTLP
- a CDS encoding fused MFS/spermidine synthase gives rise to the protein MKWLVGSFLAFLFFFSGFSALIYETLWIRDFAFLLGSTTYTLSVVLAAYMAGLAMGSLTASRLALGARRPILTYALLEIGVGLCGLGVRWVFQNVLKDLGPIGVLNNENLGPMLTRFLLSFAVLFPSTFLMGATLPFLTRFFPEADRKDGSFLGLLYGLNTLGAACGCFVTGFFLMRLDGMARSTYWAVGINLAVGLGALALGALAREYSRKEGDAPKRGPQKIDSAFSHPTTRFLLIAFCLSGFTSLSYEILYSRFLGYILGNRVYASSALITTFLLGIALGSLAVGWFIDRFGGELVLFSLFQVVVGLCGFLTLLYFPEILERIKLYEAAREFTDPWDYVRARFLEAFLLLVAPAFCFGAIFPSVIKYLHRGEGELPGVTGKAYSVNTLGCILGSLVTGFFVIPAFGTYYGMAVLASLSLLLGHRLLAPRWEAAPAWRKGVSVLVPLVLVLTGIGRAKASDRYPWPRKDMTRTFAYEDASTLVTAYDGPLGQYLYADDTMLSFPIGPRSRATLVQKLQGHLPMLLHPDPKRVLVVGLGFGVTPGSCAAYSCVDRVDCVEIFNGVVKAAPLFKGPNRDVVDQPKVHLVSGDGRYFLRHAPAPYDVIASNLTGSDLPGSATCYTKEFFELARAHLAPGGLFLVHAYGPDRYVIVKTLMSVFPHLMGFGAYHGTYYLVASMDLVRINDKRILKRLLSDPTAREDAHRAGIWGPADVHKDLLFDEKEAARRTAKLTDELNTDDLPILEYRFHGRDLNIFYGHL
- a CDS encoding enoyl-CoA hydratase-related protein, with the translated sequence MGQFIQVAVDSKVATLTIANPPVNALSNALLKELAATLDELKANKDVKVVIITGAGPVFVAGADIKEFTQLTTPEQGKQATAFGQSVFMKIERLEKPVIAAINGVCLGGGMEMAMACHIRICSDRARLGQPEINLGIIPGYGGTQRMTRLAGRAKAAEWILTGDNIAPPDAKAAGLVNHVVPEAEVLRVAQGMAKKIAMKPATALAQALKALTLGGEAESLDAGMKLESDMFAKCCESPDLKEGVMAFIEKRQPKFTDK
- a CDS encoding DUF58 domain-containing protein is translated as MKNNDPLAILNEVRRLEIVTRGAVDTLLKGSYKSTFRGRGLEFHQVREYTPEDDVRTIDWNVTARLNSPFVKTFVEERELQIVLAVDLSASLWHGTGPMSKRETALRLCAVLAFAAVQHQDRVGLMAFTDRVERYIPPKRGKSAVLGALKELIQFRPVGKRTDYRPAFRMLTKVLRRRSALMVVSDFTDPLPADLAGVLARRHDLMAAVMMDPIEKGFRLPARLTVRDPETGRVGHLPAGPNRAVEKANALREAQLRAWTHQGADRLDLVAGQNVVPALIGFFRRRHERMARR
- the groES gene encoding co-chaperone GroES — translated: MKLRPLHDRILVERVEEEEKTKSGIIIPDAAREKQQKGKIVAVGKGRVTDKGDVIPLDVKVGDVVLFEKYGGEELKIDGKEYIVLKEEGVVGVVEG
- a CDS encoding 3-hydroxyacyl-CoA dehydrogenase NAD-binding domain-containing protein yields the protein MFIYKAGVVGAGAMGAGIAQVISFSGLPVVLKDTDEERVKKGIEMVRKVYQGRVDKGKMTSSEMDQKMNLVTGTTSYDDFKDCDLVIEAVFESMKVKQQVFQDLEKVLPETAIMATNTSALSISQIASAVKRSEKVIGLHFFNPAPVMKLVEVIPGLQTSTETVDDTVAFAESLRKMPVRVKECAGFLVNRLLLPYLNEAAYALQEGSAPAEEMDKSLRAFGMPMGPFALLDMLGLDVCAEVSQILYDSFGPRMKAAEILGEMHKAGRLGTKNGIGFYVYDESKKADLKPLVDGIQAKTGVKGTPFSPERLVFQMINEAAYCLEENVASPGDIDLAMLAGTGFPQDKGGPLHLADGIGVDVVLAKLQEFSKTLGPRFWPAPILKRMVAANYLGQKTKKGFFNY